One region of Chanodichthys erythropterus isolate Z2021 chromosome 17, ASM2448905v1, whole genome shotgun sequence genomic DNA includes:
- the postnb gene encoding periostin, osteoblast specific factor b isoform X2 — MKLLFAATFALFVLSSFDQADSSAYDKIVAHSRIRAKKEGPNVCALQQVMGTKKKYFSTCRNWYQGAICGKKATVLYECCPGYMKLDGLRGCPAVAPIDNVYGTLGLVKAKTTQDYSALSKLRQEIEGAGSYTFFAPSNDAWDLLDSEVRNALVSNVNIELYNALHYHMVNKRLLTKDLKNGMTATSMYNDLNLLINHYSNGVVTVNCARIIHGNQVATNGVVHVIDRVVTAVGNTIQDVIEVDDELSTLSTVATEAGLIEKLGQPGHFTLFAPTNDAFEKLDREVMDRLMKDKASLQALLNYHLLNSVQCSEAIMAGTSHETLEGSNIEIGCDGDSLTVNGIKMVLKKDIVTTNGVIHLIDEVLMPNSAKQVTELIGESQGTFSDMMTELGLSAAMRPQAEYTLLAPLNAAFNDEVMSMDQSFLKIILENHILKNKIVLSQLYNGQRLETLAGKLLRVFVYRTAVCIENACLIRGSKEGSNGALHLMKTLITAPESTMYEILMKNGRFKIFLSLMESAGLTGLLKKQGDFTLFAPTDEAFAGLSERDLSLLKSDVNALRTILLYHFSNGIFIGGGLETGVTNLLKTLQGSNLKVLYVNETMQVNTVKVPESDIMATNGVVHFVRTLLYPEDIPTGSQELLSLLKRIIRYIQIKFVSGYRYQEIPLIWAGVIPGERVLESSPTITKVTRVIEGQPSITKVTRVIEGQPTMTKVTRVIEGEPTMTKVTRVIEDIGEDPGSITRYIQEGTRVPGRRPAIPRRRTQI; from the exons ATGAAGCTACTCTTTGCAGCTACTTTTGCACTCTTTGTGCTGTCTTCCTTTGACCAGGCAGACTCCTCAGCCTATGACAAGATAGTTGCACATAGTCGTATTCGAGCAAAGAAAGAAGG ACCAAATGTGTGCGCTCTCCAGCAAGTCATGGGGACAAAGAAGAAATACTTTAGCACTTGCCGTAATTGGTACCAAGGGGCCATCTGTGGAAAGAAAGC GACTGTGTTGTATGAGTGTTGCCCAGGTTACATGAAGCTGGATGGCTTGCGAGGCTGTCCTGCAG TTGCTCCCATTGACAACGTTTATGGCACCCTGGGCTTGGTCAAAGCAAAAACTACCCAGGATTACTCTGCTCTATCCAAGCTAAGGCAAGAGATTGAAGGTGCCGGGTCGTACACCTTCTTCGCACCCAGTAATGATGCCTGGGATCTTCTCGATTCG GAAGTGAGGAATGCTCTGGTGAGCAATGTTAATATCGAGCTGTACAATGCTCTGCATTACCACATGGTCAACAAACGTCTCCTCACCAAAGACCTCAAGAATGGAATGACCGCCACCTCCATGTACAACGACTTGAACCTGCTCATCAATCATTACTCCAATGGG GTTGTCACAGTGAACTGTGCCAGGATCATTCACGGCAACCAGGTAGCCACCAACGGAGTGGTCCACGTCATTGACCGCGTCGTCACGGCTGTTGGCAACACCATTCAGGATGTGATCGAAGTGGACGATGAACTAAGCACTCTGAGT ACTGTGGCTACTGAGGCTGGTTTGATTGAGAAGCTGGGTCAGCCGGGACACTTTACCCTGTTCGCCCCCACCAACGATGCATTTGAGAAGCTGGATAGAGAGGTTATGGACAGGCTTATGAAAGACAAGGCTTCCCTCCAAG CTCTCCTCAACTACCATCTGTTGAACTCTGTTCAGTGCTCTGAGGCCATCATGGCCGGCACGTCTCATGAGACCCTGGAGGGCAGCAATATTGAGATTGGCTGCGATGGCGATAGTCTCACAGTCAATGGCATAAAGATGGTACTCAAGAAGGACATTGTCACCACCAATGGAGTCATCCACCTCATCGATGAAGTCCTCATGCCCAACTCTG CTAAACAGGTTACGGAGTTGATTGGAGAATCTCAGGGCACCTTCAGTGACATGATGACAGAGCTGGGCTTGTCTGCAGCCATGAGACCCCAGGCTGAGTACACGCTCCTGGCTCCACTCAACGCAGCCTTCAACG ATGAGGTGATGTCCATGGACCAGAGCTTCCTGAAGATCATTCTGGAAAACCACATCCTGAAGAACAAGATTGTGCTAAGTCAGCTGTACAATGGTCAGCGCCTGGAAACACTCGCAGGGAAACTTCTCAGAGTCTTCGTCTACCGCACA GCTGTCTGCATTGAGAACGCCTGCTTGATCCGTGGAAGCAAAGAGGGAAGTAACGGTGCCCTCCATCTCATGAAGACCCTGATTACGGCACCAGAGTCCACCATGTATGAAATTCTGATGAAAAATGGAAGATTCAA aatatttttgtcCCTGATGGAATCAGCTGGTCTGACTGGTCTGCTCAAAAAGCAAGGAGATTTCACACTTTTTGCTCCAACAGATGAGGCTTTTGCAGGGCTCAGTGAGAGAGACTTGTCTCTTTTGAAGA GTGATGTTAACGCCCTCAGAACCATTCTGCTCTATCACTTCAGTAACGGCATCTTCATCGGTGGAGGCTTGGAGACTGGAGTCACTAACCTCCTCAAAACTCTCCAGGGCAGCAATTTGAAGGTGTTGTAC GTAAATGAGACCATGCAGGTCAACACTGTGAAAGTTCCTGAATCGGATATAATGGCCACAAATGGAGTTGTTCACTTCGTCAGGACTCTTCTGTACCCTGAGG atataccTACTGGGAGCCAGGAACTCCTTTCACTCCTGAAAAGGATCATCCGATACATCCAAATTAAG TTTGTTTCTGGATACAGATATCAGGAGATCCCTCTAATATGGG CCGGAGTCATCCCGGGAGAACGTGTTTTGGAGAGCTCCCCAACCATTACGAAGGTTACCCGTGTGATTGAGGGTCAACCTTCTATCACAAAGGTCACCAGGGTAATTGAAGGACAGCCTACCATGACTAAGGTTACGAGAGTTATCGAAGGGGAGCCAACTATGACCAAAGTCACCAGAGTCATTGAAG
- the postnb gene encoding periostin, osteoblast specific factor b isoform X1: MKLLFAATFALFVLSSFDQADSSAYDKIVAHSRIRAKKEGPNVCALQQVMGTKKKYFSTCRNWYQGAICGKKATVLYECCPGYMKLDGLRGCPAVAPIDNVYGTLGLVKAKTTQDYSALSKLRQEIEGAGSYTFFAPSNDAWDLLDSEVRNALVSNVNIELYNALHYHMVNKRLLTKDLKNGMTATSMYNDLNLLINHYSNGVVTVNCARIIHGNQVATNGVVHVIDRVVTAVGNTIQDVIEVDDELSTLSTVATEAGLIEKLGQPGHFTLFAPTNDAFEKLDREVMDRLMKDKASLQALLNYHLLNSVQCSEAIMAGTSHETLEGSNIEIGCDGDSLTVNGIKMVLKKDIVTTNGVIHLIDEVLMPNSAKQVTELIGESQGTFSDMMTELGLSAAMRPQAEYTLLAPLNAAFNDEVMSMDQSFLKIILENHILKNKIVLSQLYNGQRLETLAGKLLRVFVYRTAVCIENACLIRGSKEGSNGALHLMKTLITAPESTMYEILMKNGRFKIFLSLMESAGLTGLLKKQGDFTLFAPTDEAFAGLSERDLSLLKSDVNALRTILLYHFSNGIFIGGGLETGVTNLLKTLQGSNLKVLYVNETMQVNTVKVPESDIMATNGVVHFVRTLLYPEDIPTGSQELLSLLKRIIRYIQIKFVSGYRYQEIPLIWAGVIPGERVLESSPTITKVTRVIEGQPSITKVTRVIEGQPTMTKVTRVIEGEPTMTKVTRVIEGPEYSVTSSSNMELYDIGEDPGSITRYIQEGTRVPGRRPAIPRRRTQI, from the exons ATGAAGCTACTCTTTGCAGCTACTTTTGCACTCTTTGTGCTGTCTTCCTTTGACCAGGCAGACTCCTCAGCCTATGACAAGATAGTTGCACATAGTCGTATTCGAGCAAAGAAAGAAGG ACCAAATGTGTGCGCTCTCCAGCAAGTCATGGGGACAAAGAAGAAATACTTTAGCACTTGCCGTAATTGGTACCAAGGGGCCATCTGTGGAAAGAAAGC GACTGTGTTGTATGAGTGTTGCCCAGGTTACATGAAGCTGGATGGCTTGCGAGGCTGTCCTGCAG TTGCTCCCATTGACAACGTTTATGGCACCCTGGGCTTGGTCAAAGCAAAAACTACCCAGGATTACTCTGCTCTATCCAAGCTAAGGCAAGAGATTGAAGGTGCCGGGTCGTACACCTTCTTCGCACCCAGTAATGATGCCTGGGATCTTCTCGATTCG GAAGTGAGGAATGCTCTGGTGAGCAATGTTAATATCGAGCTGTACAATGCTCTGCATTACCACATGGTCAACAAACGTCTCCTCACCAAAGACCTCAAGAATGGAATGACCGCCACCTCCATGTACAACGACTTGAACCTGCTCATCAATCATTACTCCAATGGG GTTGTCACAGTGAACTGTGCCAGGATCATTCACGGCAACCAGGTAGCCACCAACGGAGTGGTCCACGTCATTGACCGCGTCGTCACGGCTGTTGGCAACACCATTCAGGATGTGATCGAAGTGGACGATGAACTAAGCACTCTGAGT ACTGTGGCTACTGAGGCTGGTTTGATTGAGAAGCTGGGTCAGCCGGGACACTTTACCCTGTTCGCCCCCACCAACGATGCATTTGAGAAGCTGGATAGAGAGGTTATGGACAGGCTTATGAAAGACAAGGCTTCCCTCCAAG CTCTCCTCAACTACCATCTGTTGAACTCTGTTCAGTGCTCTGAGGCCATCATGGCCGGCACGTCTCATGAGACCCTGGAGGGCAGCAATATTGAGATTGGCTGCGATGGCGATAGTCTCACAGTCAATGGCATAAAGATGGTACTCAAGAAGGACATTGTCACCACCAATGGAGTCATCCACCTCATCGATGAAGTCCTCATGCCCAACTCTG CTAAACAGGTTACGGAGTTGATTGGAGAATCTCAGGGCACCTTCAGTGACATGATGACAGAGCTGGGCTTGTCTGCAGCCATGAGACCCCAGGCTGAGTACACGCTCCTGGCTCCACTCAACGCAGCCTTCAACG ATGAGGTGATGTCCATGGACCAGAGCTTCCTGAAGATCATTCTGGAAAACCACATCCTGAAGAACAAGATTGTGCTAAGTCAGCTGTACAATGGTCAGCGCCTGGAAACACTCGCAGGGAAACTTCTCAGAGTCTTCGTCTACCGCACA GCTGTCTGCATTGAGAACGCCTGCTTGATCCGTGGAAGCAAAGAGGGAAGTAACGGTGCCCTCCATCTCATGAAGACCCTGATTACGGCACCAGAGTCCACCATGTATGAAATTCTGATGAAAAATGGAAGATTCAA aatatttttgtcCCTGATGGAATCAGCTGGTCTGACTGGTCTGCTCAAAAAGCAAGGAGATTTCACACTTTTTGCTCCAACAGATGAGGCTTTTGCAGGGCTCAGTGAGAGAGACTTGTCTCTTTTGAAGA GTGATGTTAACGCCCTCAGAACCATTCTGCTCTATCACTTCAGTAACGGCATCTTCATCGGTGGAGGCTTGGAGACTGGAGTCACTAACCTCCTCAAAACTCTCCAGGGCAGCAATTTGAAGGTGTTGTAC GTAAATGAGACCATGCAGGTCAACACTGTGAAAGTTCCTGAATCGGATATAATGGCCACAAATGGAGTTGTTCACTTCGTCAGGACTCTTCTGTACCCTGAGG atataccTACTGGGAGCCAGGAACTCCTTTCACTCCTGAAAAGGATCATCCGATACATCCAAATTAAG TTTGTTTCTGGATACAGATATCAGGAGATCCCTCTAATATGGG CCGGAGTCATCCCGGGAGAACGTGTTTTGGAGAGCTCCCCAACCATTACGAAGGTTACCCGTGTGATTGAGGGTCAACCTTCTATCACAAAGGTCACCAGGGTAATTGAAGGACAGCCTACCATGACTAAGGTTACGAGAGTTATCGAAGGGGAGCCAACTATGACCAAAGTCACCAGAGTCATTGAAG GTCCTGAATATTCAGTCACCAGCTCCTCCAATATGGAGCTTTATG